In the genome of Microcoleus vaginatus PCC 9802, the window ACCCCTCCTGAATACCCTCAATAGCTTCTTCAGAGTCTCGGGCTTCCCATTCTAATATCCGAGTTAGCAATTGGGCAGCAACAAGGCTAATATCTTGTCCTTCCCGATCGGCTTTTTCACGAAGTAGGGCCTCTATTTCTGGACTGAGGGAAATCGCAATACTCATATACTTACTTCCTTAGCATTAAGCTGTTGACAATAATTATAGCAAACTCAAAAAACTATCTACCGATCGAGTTCATTTATAAACTCTTCCTTTCAGCAATTGTAAGGTGCGTCAGATTCTATATTTTAATGCTAGTTGCTAGCCTCGGCACTGACGCACCCGTGCGTAATATTAGCAGAAGGGCACAAATCTGCAAGTTCGCAAATATTGCAAGCCGGATTTCTCGCATTACAAACTGCCCTGCCATGATAAACCAACCGAATCGACCAATTTTCCCAATCCGGCTGCGGCAACAATATCATCAAATCCCGCTCGATCCTTGTAGGATCGGTATGTTCGGTTAATCCCAACCGTTGAGTCAAACGTTTGACGTGAGTGTCTACGGTCACGCCCATATTAATACCAAAAGCGTGAGCGAGAACGACATTAGCCGTTTTGCGGGCAACTCCGGGCAATTCTAGTAGCAGTTCCATCCGCTGCGGCACTTGATTGTTAAATTTATTGACGATCGCCTGACAAGCACCTTTAATGTTTTTAGACTTATTGCGGTAGAAACCAGTCGATCGCACGAGACTTTCGAGTTCTTCTATATCAGCATTTGCCAAAGCAACCGCATCGGGAAAACGCCCAAACAAAGCCGGCGTTACCAAATTTACTCGATCGTCCGTACACTGAGCCGAGAGAATCGTCGCCACCAGCAACTGGACGGGAGTTTCGTAGTTGAGAGTACAAGGAGCTTCTGGATACAGGCGTTTGAGGCGAATCAGAATTTCGAGCGATCGTTGTTTTAAACTTAACTTTTTAGTCATTAGTCATTAGTCATTAGTCATTAGTCATTAGTCATTAGTTATTTGTTTTTAACTGGTTCCCAGGCACGACCGGGCAACCCAGATCCAGAGGCTCTGCCTCGCTTGCGTAGGAAAAAAAGGAGAGGGAAAAATAGGAAAATAGGAAAACGGAAAATCCGACATAATTCTTCCTTCTTCCTTCTTCCTTCTTCCCTCTTTCTTCATTTACTATTGCATCAAAAATCGAAAATCTATCCCAGCCAAATTAGCTGTATCCCGAATAATCAAGAAAATTCCCAAACCCAGCAACAACACCAAACCAGTCTGCATAACATTTTCCTGAATGCGGTTCGGCAGAGGCTTGCCCCGCAGTCCTTCTATCAACAGAAAAGCTAGCTGACCGCCATCCAAAGCAGGTAAAGGCAAGATATTAATCACAGCCAAATTGACGCTAATTAACACCGCATACTGAAACAAACTCGCAGCATCCGATTTTGCAATCCCTGCACCAATCGCCACAATCGCCACAGGCCCGGACAACTTGTCGGCAGTCTGGCTGAAATTGCTAAGTAACTGCCCGAAACCTTGAACCGTCAGCACCACAATCCGCTCAAATTCTTTGGCGGCCTTGCTAAACGCCTCTACAAATCCGGCCCGCTGCCGCACCACAGTGCCGTTAGAAGTTAGCTGCACGCCAATGCGACCTTTGCCGTCGGGCGACTCTTCAGGAGTTACTGTCACCACAAATTTTTGTTCTTGGCGCTGAATTTCCAACGCTAGGGGTTGGTTGGGATGATCTTGGATTGCTGTGACCAATAATTTGATAGCTTCGCGGGAAGCGCCCAATTCCTTGGCGTCAACAGACAGAACAACGTCGCCCGATCGAATTCCCGCTTGTTTGGCGGCCGAACTGACTTCCGCAGCGACTTCCGGGACTTTAACTCCCGGTAGGTAGTTCATTTCTGCCGCGCCGACAGTGCCCAGTTGCACCACCAGCAGGAAATAAGCAAAAATTAAGTTGGCAATTACCCCTGCAATAATGACGATCGCCCGATCGAGCACGGGGCGATTTTTGAGCAAATTCGGGTCATTTGGGGGAATTGTACTCTCGGGATCGTCGTCCGGGAAACCCACGAAACCTCCCAGGGGAAAGGCGCGGAGGGCGTATTCAGTTTCCGGGCCTTGGTACTTCCAGAGGATGGGCCCGAAACCGATAGAGAAGCGGTTGACGTGGATGTGTTGAAGTCTCGCCGCCAGGAAGTGGCCGAGTTCGTGAACGACAATCAAGATACCTAAAACTGCGATCGCTGCCAAAACTGACATGAAGGATTCCACTAACACTTTTACTTGACTTTAATTTATTTTAATATCTTTTTAATATCGGTGGCTTCGGAGCGGCAATTTTCAGTCAAACTGGAAGGTGGAGTTTTTGTCGGAAGTCCCGGGCGCGGAGATCGACCCGACGCTGCCAAACCGATCGCGCGATCGTACCTGAGTTTACCTCTAAAACCAATTCCCATTACCAATTCCCTATTACAAATTCCCCATTACCAATTCCCAGTTACCCATTCCCCATTATGAAAGACACTTCTTTGAATATTATCGCTATTTCTATCTTTGCCATCACCGTTTCAATATTGTTGGGGCCCCTATTCAACTTGCCAGAAGCCGTACCTGCGATCGCCACTTTTTGCCTGTTGGGGCTAGCCACCCTTGACAGTTTCCAGTGGCAAGGTCAAGGCGGTACTATTTTATTAGATTGGCTGGGGGGAAGTTCCAAACAAAAGCGCGATCGTATCCTTCACCACGAAGCCGGACACTTCCTAGTTGCCCACCTGTTGGGAATTCCCGTAACCAGCTACGCCCTCAACGCTTGGGAAGCATTTAAACAAGGTCAAACAGCCCAAGGCGGCGTCCGATTTGAAGACGAACAATTAGCATCTCAACTCCAAAGTGGCACTCTTTCCGCCCAACTTTTAGACCAATACTGCACCGTGTGGATGGCCGGAATAGTCGCCGAAAAATTTGTTTACGGCAGCGCACAAGGAGGAGCAGAAGACCGCACCAAAATTAGTGCAATTTTAACACAACTGCGCCGTCCCAGTTCCGAGATTCAACTCAAACAAAACTGGGGTTTGCTGCGAGCAAAAAACCTGATCGAAAACCACAAATCAGCTTACGAAGCCCTAGTAGCAGCAATGGAAGAAAGAGCAACTGTTGCCGAATGCTGCGACATAATTCAGCAAAATTTATAGAAAAAAAATTACGCACTATTGCCTTATAAACCCGGTTTTTCTGGAGATGTATCACAAAAACCAAAAAAATGCGTAGAAACCGAGTTTAAGAGCGTATTATAGGGATTAAAAATTCATGTCAGAACCAAAAACTTTCCCAACAACACTGCAAACAGCGAACCCAAATACAGAAAAATTGTTGTGGCTGTTCGGTTTCCGGATCGACCCCGGCACCGAAACACCAAATCTATATACTCTAATGGTCTATGGAGAACAAGAGCCACCCTTAGTAGCCGGCGGTCAACTTGTATTTTTTACCCGTCCAGAACTAGCGATTAACGCTCTCCAATTGTGCAATATCGATGTCAGTGAACTGGGAAAGCCGCCCACACAAATAGACGCTATTTGCGACATTGCAGAAACGCTGTACTTGCTCGATGCCGAAGATTTTGACGAGTCAGCTACTATCCTCAACTGTTTGAACGCGCTTTTCGATTTAGTGAAAGCTACTTTAATACCGATGCCAACGGAATACAAGCGCATACTTTATGATTTTGCAGACCATTTGAATATTGAGGAAGAGTTTGCAAGTTTTTTAGACGCAGAAGATATTCAGCGATCGGAAATTGTCAATGCTATTTTGTGGTGTGTGGGAGCAATTACAGCTAAATCTAGATTGTTGACCGAGTAATTTAAGAAAAACTAGAATGTGAATCGATAATACATAATATCGCCCAAGGAAATTGTGCCATGACTGTAACAGATTTACGCTTGTGGACTGTACAGGAATACCGCCGCATGACCGAAACTGGCATTCTCAATCCCGATGAACGAGTCGAATTAATTGACGGGCAAATTATTTCAAGGAGTGCAAAAAATCCTCCCCACGCAGCAACTAATCTCTGTGCAGCCGACTATCTAAGAAGTCTGCTGGCAGGACTTGCTTTAATTCGCATCCAAGACCCGATCGCTCTTTCGTTATAATTCAGAACCAGAATCGGATATTGCTGTGGTGCAAATCGACCCCCGGCTGTACCAAGATTTTCATCCCGCACCGGACAATATTTTTTTATTAGTAGAAATAGCTGACACGACTTTAGAAACAGACCGCAAGCTAAAAGCACCGACTTATGCTAAGGCGGGAATTACTGATTATTGAATACTTGATGTTAACAGGCGGCAAGTTGATGTTTTTCGCGAACCAGGCGAAGCAAACTACCGACAAGAAACAGTATTTAATGAAGATCATGTTTTGTCAATGCTGGCATTTCCAGGAATAGAAGTTCAGATTTCGCAACTGTTTCCTTAAGTAGGGGCAGGTTTTACTAAGAATAATTGCCTAAGACAAATAATCTCCTAAACCTGCCCCCACCAACCTATCAATTACCAATTACCCAATTATAAATTACCAAATCTTCAAGCTTGTCCCGATCGCTACAAAAAATTGAGTATTCGGGTCTAGCGCGAGTTATACTCCTACTACAAAGTCCCCACCTGCAAAAAAATCCCGAAATCAAAGTTTATGAGCAACACTTCCCCGCCTCAACCAGCCGCCGACAACCCCCCAACACAAAAACTCAGCCTCTCAACAAAATTAGCTTACGGTGCCGGCGACCTCGGCCCGGCAATTACCGCTAATGTTTTAGCATTTTACCTGCTAGTTTTCTTTACCAATGTCGCTGGTTTACCTGCCGGCTTAGCCAGCAATATTTTGGTAGTTGGCAAGGTTTGGGATGCCATAAACGACCCGATTGTGGGGGTTTTGAGCGATCGTACTTCTCACCCTTGGGGCCGCCGATATCCTTGGATAATATATGGTGGCATTCCCTTCGGCATATTCTTTTTATTGCAGTGGATTGTACCTAGCACGGATCACACAGTGTTATTTTGGTACTATGTTGCGATCAGCATTTTGTTCAACACCGCCTACACGGCTGTCAATCTTCCCTACACTGCCCTGACTCCAGAACTTACTCAAGACTACAACGAACGCACTAGCCTTAATAGTTTTCGATTTGCTTTCTCCATTGGCGGCAGCATCTTTTCATTAATCTTAGCTCTAATTATCTTTGCTGTATTTCAAAACAACCCGAATCAACAATATTTAGTATTAGGTGCAATCTGTGCAGTTATCTCTGTATTGCCTTTGTACTGGTGCGTTTTGGGAACTCGCAAGCACGTCGCAGCCCAACTATTAGAAAACGCCGAACTAGATAATTCTACATCCTTGCCACTGAAAGAACAGTTGCAGATTGCATTTAGCAATCGCCCTTTTTTGTACGTAATTGGAATTTATCTTTTTTCTTGGCTGGGAGTGCAGTTGACTGCTACTATTATTCCATACTTTGTTGTTAACTGGATGCAACAGCCACAGTACGTTTTTAGCTTGGTTGCGATCGCAGTTCAAGGCACTGCATTAATTATGCTATTTGTTTGGAGTAAAGTCAGCGAGAGATACGGCAAAAAAGCCGTATATTTTATGGGCATGAGTTTGTGGATTATTGCCCAAGCTGGACTGTTTTTCCTCCAACCAGGACAAGTATTGCAGATGTACCTATTAGCAGTCATGGCAGGTGTCGGAGTTTCCACGGCTTATCTAATACCTTGGTCGATGATACCGGATGTGATCGAACTCGACGAACTGCAAACCGGAGAAAGACGCGAAGGCATTTTCTATTCATTCATGGTACTGCTACAAAAAATCGGATTGGCAGGGGGTTTGTGGTTGGTAGGCCAAGCATTAGAAAGAGCTGGATTTCTCTCTACAGTTCCCGGACAGCCGGCACCCGTACAGCCAGATTCTGCACTGTTTGCGATTCGAGTTGCGATCGGGCCGCTGCCCACAATTGCTTTAATTGCTGGCATGATTCTTACATATTTTTATCCCATAACCCGCGAAGTTCATGCAGAAATATTGTTGAAACTTCGAGAAAGAAAAGCACAAAATCAGTAAGCGCTAATAAGGAGTAGTTGGTAATTAGTAAAATCAAAAAACAACAACTACCAATAGCTAATCCCAGCGAGAGCAATAGCAATCCTCTCATCCTGTGCGAACTCTTTTTTGTGTTTGACAATGTGTCATCTTCTTATTGCATCCGTTAATTCAAAAAAAAGCACGTTGCGCGTTTACCGAAAGGATTGCTATAGCTTGCTTGGAGGGCGAATAAAAGCGATAGTTTTAGTAAGAGTCCCGGAACCCAGAAACCTAGTTTTGTTACGAAAAAACATAAATCGCGTAGCACCATCCGCCCCGGTGGCCAGACCCAGAAGGGTTGAGTTTTTTGAGATGTCGATCGATCTTGAAAAAACCAATTATTAAATTTTATGTCTGTCGCGCACTATTGAGAGTAGTGTGTGATATACTGTGGTAGTGAGTAAGTCTCTCAACTTCAACAGTCATCCAGCTACTCAAAAAGTTTATAATTAAAAGAAAAGACAGATTTTTCTCAGAAATTGATTCGATTAGTTGCCGTTCCAAAGATTTGCTGAATGTTAATAATTCTATCTACATGGAAAATGCCAAACGTTTTAGCCTGTCAGTTAACGAGTAAGTTAACATATGCTTCTGCTGTTGACTGCGAAGCGAAAAAGGTCATAGATTACAAAGCAATACCAGCGCAAGCGACGGCTGAGGTGTTACAGTCAATTGTAAAAGTTTGGTAAAGTTATTGCGCCCCTACCGCGAAGCTGAGCGACACCGCAAAAAGTTTGCTTCGTCGCCCGGACACTCTACATACAAGCACAACGCAGCAGACCCAAATGCAGTTTGATACAAGTCTCCAGAAGTTGTAAAATAACTTTTGCCGCCGGCACACCATAGGGATTTAGTGATTTTTGTATACTATGTGAAAAGAGTGAGAACTATTAGAAGGAATTGGGCTCGACCAACCAAGAATCTCGTGTGATATCCTTAAGCCAATGCTCAAAGTATCAACTAGAAGGCTCGCAGAACAAAGCTGATTTTACCCCCAAAATATCAAAGAGGTCAACATGGAAAGAGAACAGGACGCTCATATCGTACCCATTAGCAACCAGAGCAGACAGGTGCAGCAATTTTCCGTTGACGAGGGAGAAGAGTTAAGCGCGCAGCCTCAGAAAGGATTGAATGTAAAACCGTTGTTGAGGACTTTTCAGCGACAAGCCCTCATCATTATTGGGATTATGGGTCTAGTAGGCTTTGGAGCTTTTTATCAGATCAAGGGAGGCAAGAAAACATATCAAGGCGATTTTCGGATGCTAGTGGAACCAGTGACAACGGAGGCCAGAATTGCTGACCCCGCTGCCCTCGCCAATCGCAGCGAGGGGGGAGGAGTACCTAATCGAGATTTTTTTAGTTTGGACTACGCAACTCAACTTGAAATTCTCAAGAGTCCTCAGATGCTTTCTGCTATTACCAAACAAGTCCAAAAACGATATCCAAAAGTTACCGAAAAAATTCTTGAAAAAGAATTAGTCGTTTTGCGGCTGGGAGAAGATCAGACGACGCTCACTAAAATTTTGGAAGTTCGCTTCATGGGGAACGAGCCTGAATTAGTTGAGTTCGTTTTACAAGAAACTAAAAAGAAATATTTAAAGTACAGTCTTGATGAACGCAAGACTCGGATTGGTGAAGGTGTTAAATTTATTGAAGACCAGCTTCCGGGACTCAATAAGCGCGTAAACAAGCTGCAATCGGAGTTACAGGTGATACAGCAGCAGCAACAGATTACCGATCCTAAAGAACAAGGCGCGCAATTGATCGAGCAAGTTCGCACTGTAGAAACTTTAGAGTTAGAAACTCAAAGGCTACTGCAAGAACAGAAAACGCTGTACGCTAACTTGCAAAAACAATTAGATTTTACACCCAATGAAGCTATTGCCGCTTCAGCTTTAAGCGAAGAACCTCAATATAAAGAGTTGCTGACCAAGGTTAAGGAAGTAGAAGGTCAGATTGCTGTAGAAACAGCTCGTTTTAAATCTGCTAACCCTATAGTGGAAGCTTTAGAGCGTAAGCGGGCAAATTTAGTAGCTTTGCTCAACCAGCAAACTGATCGAATTTTGGGGCAAAACTTAGTAGGCACCCAAGCTAATTCTAAAGTCCAGAATTTTCAAAATTCTATTCGCATAGGCTTGATTAAACAATTGGTTGATACTGCTAACCAAGTTGAAGTCTTAGAAGCTCGCCTTCAAGCAATCACCCAAACTAAAAACAATTTAAACACAAAAGCAACAGCATTCCCCAGCATAGCCCGCCGCTACAACGAGCTGCAACAGCAATTAGAAGTAGCCGGCCGCACCCGCGATCAACTTTTAACCCAGCGGGAAACTCTGCGCGTCCAAGCAGCTCAAAGCCAAGTACCTTGGGAAATAATTTCTGAACCACGGATACCGCGAGATGAGAAGGGCCAGTTGATGACAGTTCCATCGAAAGCTAAAAACAAATTTTTGATGGCAGTTGTTGGAGCGCTAGTTTTGGGTCTGGGAGCTGCTATCCTAATTGAAAAGTTACGCAATATTTTCTACTCTCCTGATGACGTTAAAGATGCGGTTGAAGCACCTTTATTGGGAGCAATTCCTCTTGACAAAAATGCTAGAAAATTGCCGCCTTCTATTGCTAAGGCCTATGCTTATCTTGAAGGAAAAGAGGGTAATAGGAAAAATGCTGCGGAATTTATAGAAGCTTTTGACTCTCTTTATACTAATATCCGCTTTCTTTCTTCAAATCGAACGATTAGCTCTTTGGCAATTGGTTCGGCTACAGTTGGCGAAGGCAAATCTACCGTTGCTTTAAACTTAGCTCACGTGGCAGCGCTGGCGGGTCAGCGAGTGCTGTTAGTAGACGCGAATTTGCATTCCCCCAGCCTGCACTTGCTGTTGGAACTGCCTAATGTCAAGGGATTGAGCAACTTGCTCGACAATAAAAACGAACCCCATGAAATTATCCAACCATCGCATCTAGCAGATAATCTTTTTGTATTAACTGCCGGTCTCCCGGAGCCTGGTACTGCCAGACGGCTTGCATCATCTCAGATGCAGTATTTAATGGAAGAACTTCAGGCAAAATTTGACTTAGTTATCTACGATACGCCACCGCTGGCGGACAGTAAAGATGCGAATTTTTTAGCGGCGCGCACCGATGGCATACTGATGGTTGTAGCACTTCGCCAGGTTCCCTTTTCTTTAGTCCAAAAAGTTTTCAGTCAATTAGAAAATTTTGGCATACCATGCTTGGGCACAGTTGCGAATCATGCCACTAAACGCAAGAAGTACCCAGCATCTAGATCACCAGTTGTTGAAGATAAAAATGAATATTTGAATTTGGTACCAGCACCGTCTCGTATCCGCAAACTAGCTCCTAAAAAAGAGTGACACCCAAAAAAGCTGACCCCCAAAAAATGAATACCAGCCCCCGACAGGAGTCATGGAACTCCCAAAATTTTAGACTCTTGTTCAAGCTCCCAGATTCGTCTGTGGAGTAAATCGAAAATCTAAAATCGTTCGACTGAGCGCGAGTTGACTAAGCGCTCGCCGAACCTCTTAGGTCGAAGTCTAAGATCTAAAATCTAAAATTGAGTGATGGCGGACTAATTTCCATCCGGGTTGGTAGGAAATGTGACGGTAAAATTAGTCCAGCCATTCCTGCTTTCAACCTCAATTTTTCCCTGCAACTGTTCGACAAGTTTTTGAACCAAAGCTAAACCCAAACCTGTACCTCCTTGTTTCCAAGGATCGGCGTTGGGAACTCGATAAAATTTCTCAAAAATTCGAGGCAATTCCTCTATGGAAATGGACGATTGATTGCTGAGTGTAAATTGGATTTCTGAAGCCACAGCACTTGCTTGTCGCGAATTTGTCCTTTGTCCTTCTTGTTCCCAGTCTCCGTTTTTGCACTCAACTTTCAGAAAAATTTCGCCGTCATTGGCAGTATATTTGCAGGCATTGTTGAGGAGTTCGGCTAAAATTCGTCCCAAACTAGCGCGGTTGGAACTGATCGTGGGGAGGTGGCGATCACACTCTACTCGCAAATCCTGGTGGCGGTCGTGGGCCCGGGTGTAAAACGGGTCGATAATAGTAGGCAGCCAGACTTCTAAGTTTACTGGTTCGAGGTCGATCGGACAAGTTGCGGCTTCGAGCCGCTGTAAATCTAGCAAAGCATTAATCAAATCTGTTTCTCTAGTACATTCTGTTTCTAAAATTTCTAGATAAATCTGGCGTCGATCTGGTGTGGGAGAAATTCTCAACATATGAATAGCCATTTTTATATTAGCTAAAGGCGTCCGCAGTTCGTGAGAAACCGTGCTGAGAAATTCATCTTTGAGGACGTTTAAATGCTGGAGTTCGTGAACTTTTTGCTGCAATTCGGCGGTGCGTTCTTGGACTTGGCGTTCGAGGTC includes:
- the nth gene encoding endonuclease III, with product MTKKLSLKQRSLEILIRLKRLYPEAPCTLNYETPVQLLVATILSAQCTDDRVNLVTPALFGRFPDAVALANADIEELESLVRSTGFYRNKSKNIKGACQAIVNKFNNQVPQRMELLLELPGVARKTANVVLAHAFGINMGVTVDTHVKRLTQRLGLTEHTDPTRIERDLMILLPQPDWENWSIRLVYHGRAVCNARNPACNICELADLCPSANITHGCVSAEASN
- a CDS encoding ATP-dependent Zn protease, with the protein product MKDTSLNIIAISIFAITVSILLGPLFNLPEAVPAIATFCLLGLATLDSFQWQGQGGTILLDWLGGSSKQKRDRILHHEAGHFLVAHLLGIPVTSYALNAWEAFKQGQTAQGGVRFEDEQLASQLQSGTLSAQLLDQYCTVWMAGIVAEKFVYGSAQGGAEDRTKISAILTQLRRPSSEIQLKQNWGLLRAKNLIENHKSAYEALVAAMEERATVAECCDIIQQNL
- the rseP gene encoding RIP metalloprotease RseP is translated as MSVLAAIAVLGILIVVHELGHFLAARLQHIHVNRFSIGFGPILWKYQGPETEYALRAFPLGGFVGFPDDDPESTIPPNDPNLLKNRPVLDRAIVIIAGVIANLIFAYFLLVVQLGTVGAAEMNYLPGVKVPEVAAEVSSAAKQAGIRSGDVVLSVDAKELGASREAIKLLVTAIQDHPNQPLALEIQRQEQKFVVTVTPEESPDGKGRIGVQLTSNGTVVRQRAGFVEAFSKAAKEFERIVVLTVQGFGQLLSNFSQTADKLSGPVAIVAIGAGIAKSDAASLFQYAVLISVNLAVINILPLPALDGGQLAFLLIEGLRGKPLPNRIQENVMQTGLVLLLGLGIFLIIRDTANLAGIDFRFLMQ
- a CDS encoding polysaccharide biosynthesis tyrosine autokinase, which gives rise to MEREQDAHIVPISNQSRQVQQFSVDEGEELSAQPQKGLNVKPLLRTFQRQALIIIGIMGLVGFGAFYQIKGGKKTYQGDFRMLVEPVTTEARIADPAALANRSEGGGVPNRDFFSLDYATQLEILKSPQMLSAITKQVQKRYPKVTEKILEKELVVLRLGEDQTTLTKILEVRFMGNEPELVEFVLQETKKKYLKYSLDERKTRIGEGVKFIEDQLPGLNKRVNKLQSELQVIQQQQQITDPKEQGAQLIEQVRTVETLELETQRLLQEQKTLYANLQKQLDFTPNEAIAASALSEEPQYKELLTKVKEVEGQIAVETARFKSANPIVEALERKRANLVALLNQQTDRILGQNLVGTQANSKVQNFQNSIRIGLIKQLVDTANQVEVLEARLQAITQTKNNLNTKATAFPSIARRYNELQQQLEVAGRTRDQLLTQRETLRVQAAQSQVPWEIISEPRIPRDEKGQLMTVPSKAKNKFLMAVVGALVLGLGAAILIEKLRNIFYSPDDVKDAVEAPLLGAIPLDKNARKLPPSIAKAYAYLEGKEGNRKNAAEFIEAFDSLYTNIRFLSSNRTISSLAIGSATVGEGKSTVALNLAHVAALAGQRVLLVDANLHSPSLHLLLELPNVKGLSNLLDNKNEPHEIIQPSHLADNLFVLTAGLPEPGTARRLASSQMQYLMEELQAKFDLVIYDTPPLADSKDANFLAARTDGILMVVALRQVPFSLVQKVFSQLENFGIPCLGTVANHATKRKKYPASRSPVVEDKNEYLNLVPAPSRIRKLAPKKE
- a CDS encoding MFS transporter, which translates into the protein MSNTSPPQPAADNPPTQKLSLSTKLAYGAGDLGPAITANVLAFYLLVFFTNVAGLPAGLASNILVVGKVWDAINDPIVGVLSDRTSHPWGRRYPWIIYGGIPFGIFFLLQWIVPSTDHTVLFWYYVAISILFNTAYTAVNLPYTALTPELTQDYNERTSLNSFRFAFSIGGSIFSLILALIIFAVFQNNPNQQYLVLGAICAVISVLPLYWCVLGTRKHVAAQLLENAELDNSTSLPLKEQLQIAFSNRPFLYVIGIYLFSWLGVQLTATIIPYFVVNWMQQPQYVFSLVAIAVQGTALIMLFVWSKVSERYGKKAVYFMGMSLWIIAQAGLFFLQPGQVLQMYLLAVMAGVGVSTAYLIPWSMIPDVIELDELQTGERREGIFYSFMVLLQKIGLAGGLWLVGQALERAGFLSTVPGQPAPVQPDSALFAIRVAIGPLPTIALIAGMILTYFYPITREVHAEILLKLRERKAQNQ